Proteins co-encoded in one Pseudochaenichthys georgianus chromosome 22, fPseGeo1.2, whole genome shotgun sequence genomic window:
- the LOC117467955 gene encoding trichohyalin-like, whose protein sequence is MSSPSCRNLVSTACETSEGRRQEERKQEGRRQEERKQEGRRQEERKQEERRQEERRQEGRRQEERKQEERRQEERRQEGRRQEERRQEERRQEERRQEERKQEERRQEERRQEERKQEGRRQEERKQEGRRQEERKQEGRRQEERKQEGRRQEERRQEERRQEERKQEGRKQEGRRQEERRQEERKQEERRQEGRRQEERKTRREKTRREETRREKTRREETERKQEGRRQEERRQEERKTRREKTRREETRREETRREETRREETRREETRGRRQEERRQEERKQEGRKQEGRRQEERRQEERKQEGRRQEERKQEGRRQEERKQEERKQEGRRQEERKQEERKQEGRRQEERRQEERKQEGRRQEERKQEGRRQEERKQEERKQEGRRQEERKQEERKQEGRRQEERRQEERRQEERKQEGRRQEERKQEGRRQEERKQEGRRQEERKQEERKQEGRRQEERKQEGRRQEERRQEGRRQEERKQEERKQEGRRQEERKQEERKQEGRRQEERKQEGRRQEERKQEGRRQEERRQEERRQEERRQEERKQEERRQEGRRQEQKTTRNKRYTYRYVQGRTGTKHLPGKLDRPASPTPYR, encoded by the exons aagggaGAAGACAAGAAGAGAGGAAACAAGAAGGGAGAAGACAAGAAGAGAGGAAACAAGAAGGGAGAAGACAAGAAGAGAGGAAACAAGAAGAGAGGAGACAAGAAGAGAGGAGACAAGAAGGGAGAAGACAAGAAGAGAGGAAACAAGAAGAGAGGAGACAAGAAGAGAGGAGACAAGAAGGGAGAAGACAAGAAGAGAGGAGACAAGAAGAGAGGAGACAAGAAGAGAGGAGACAAGAAGAGAGGAAACAAGAAGAGAGAAGACAAGAAGAGAGGAGACAAGAAGAGAGGAAACAAGAAGGGAGAAGACAAGAAGAGAGGAAACAAGAAGGGAGAAGACAAGAAGAGAGGAAACAAGAAGGGAGAAGACAAGAAGAGAGGAAACAAGAAGGGAGAAGACAAGAAGAGAGGAGACAAGAAGAGAGGAGACAAGAAGAGAGGAAACAAGAAGGGAGGAAACAAGAAGGGAGAAGACAAGAAGAGAGGAGACAAGAAGAGAGGAAACAAGAAGAGAGGAGACAAGAAGGGAGAAGACAAGAAGAGAGGAAGACAAGAAGGGAGAAGACAAGAAGAGAGGAGACAAGAAGGGAGAAGACAAGAAGAGAGGAGAC AGAGAGGAAACAAGAAGGGAGAAGACAAGAAGAGAGGAGACAAGAAGAGAGGAAAACAAGAAGGGAGAAGACAAGAAGAGAGGAAACAAGAAGAGAGGAAACAAGAAGGGAGGAGACAAGAAGAGAGGAGACAAGAAGAGAGGAGACAAGAGGGAGGAGACAAGAAGAGAGGAGACAAGAAGAGAGGAAACAAGAAGGGAGGAAACAAGAAGGGAGAAGACAAGAAGAGAGGAGACAAGAAGAGAGGAAACAAGAAGGGAGAAGACAAGAAGAGAGGAAACAAGAAGGGAGAAGACAAGAAGAGAGGAAACAAGAAGAGAGGAAACAAGAAGGGAGGAGACAAGAAGAGAGGAAACAAGAAGAGAGGAAACAAGAAGGGAGAAGACAAGAAGAGAGGAGACAAGAAGAGAGGAAACAAGAAGGGAGAAGACAAGAAGAGAGGAAACAAGAAGGGAGAAGACAAGAAGAGAGGAAACAAGAAGAGAGGAAACAAGAAGGGAGAAGACAAGAAGAGAGGAAACAAGAAGAGAGGAAACAAGAAGGGAGGAGACAAGAAGAGAGGAGACAAGAAGAGAGGAGACAAGAAGAGAGGAAACAAGAAGGGAGAAGACAAGAAGAGAGGAAACAAGAAGGGAGAAGACAAGAAGAGAGGAAACAAGAAGGGAGAAGACAAGAAGAGAGGAAACAAGAAGAGAGGAAACAAGAAGGGAGAAGACAAGAAGAGAGGAAACAAGAAGGGAGAAGACAAGAAGAGAGGAGACAAGAAGGGAGAAGACAAGAAGAGAGGAAACAAGAAGAGAGGAAACAAGAAGGGAGAAGACAAGAAGAGAGGAAACAAGAAGAGAGGAAACAAGAAGGGAGGAGACAAGAAGAGAGGAAACAAGAAGGGAGAAGACAAGAAGAGAGGAAACAAGAAGGGAGGAGACAAGAAGAGAGGAGACAAGAAGAGAGGAGACAAGAAGAGAGGAGACAAGAAGAGAGGAAACAAGAAGAGAGGAGACAAGAAGGGAGAAGACAAGAACAGAAAACTACAAGAAACAAAAGAT ACACATACAGATAtgtgcaggggcggactgggactaaacaTCTGCCCGGGAAACTCGACCGGCCGGCCAGCCCAACTCCGTACCGCTAG